In a single window of the Cuculus canorus isolate bCucCan1 chromosome 25, bCucCan1.pri, whole genome shotgun sequence genome:
- the AARSD1 gene encoding alanyl-tRNA editing protein Aarsd1 — protein sequence MRRGGPGAPALSGCPDGSQGSKYIPGIPGEFGASRRISRCIQEVRVESRGSRWIPVDPGSFGASQGHWWIPGGLQRISGVPVDPGGPGRSRLSRWIPGFPVPPAVRAPPAALRDTEPRGAPSAAPAAAPPAAAPPPEIARGGAGAAMARQPAKTLWYDRPRYVYLEFCVEDSRDVKVTIEDQRLVFSCKNADGVEFYNEINLYARINSKDSQEKRSDRSITCFMRKWKEKVAWPRITKENIKPAWLSVDFDNWRDWEGDEEVERAMVEQYAEMLEKVTDKGPPPAMDDLDFATRVVSCRAAELQPEGGGEPLQGFQVVLEDTILFPEGGGQPDDRGLIGTVPVLRVSRQGSEAVHFVQAPLEPGAEVLLSLDWERRFDHMQQHSGQHLITAIADQMFGFKTTSWELGRQRSVIELDTPSVTAEQIEALETSVNEKIRERVPVTVRELAAGDPEIERVRSRGLPDDHVGPVRVIDIEGVDSSLCCGTHVSNLSDLQVIKLLGTEKGKKNKTTLVFLAGNRVLKSIGQSHSTEKALTTLLKNGPSEHVEAVKRLQSSVKQLQKNNLNLLRDIAVLIARDFKSKPVQSQLFVLHRKEGDTEFMNIIANEIGTEETLLFLTVGDEKEAGLFLLAGPVEAVENLGPRVAELLGGKGAGKRGRFQGKATKMSQRGEVQALLQEFISHRSPEL from the exons ATGCGGCGTGGAGGACCGGGGGCACCGGCTCTCTCGGGGTGTCCCGATGGATCCCAGGGATCTAAGTACATCCCGGGGATCCCGGGGGAGTTCGGTGCATCCCGGCGGATCTCGAGG TGCATCCAGGAGGTCCGGGTGGAATCCCGGGGGTCTCGGTGGATCCCGGTAGATCCTGGCAGTTTCGGTGCATCCCAGGGGCACTGGTGGATCCCGGGGGGGCTTCAGCGCATCTCTGGGGTCCCGGTGGATCCCGGGGGTCCCGGTAGATCCCGGCTGTCTCGGTGGATCCCGGGGTTCCCGGTGCCTCCCGCGGTGCGGGCTCCGCCGGCGGCGCTGCGGGACACCGAGCCGAGAGGTGCCCCCTCTGCTGCCCCCGCTGCGGCCCCACCGGCAGCCGCGCCCCCGCCCGAAATAGCGCGGGGCGGAGCCGGGGCCGCCATGGCGAG GCAACCAGCGAAGACGCTGTGGTACGACCGGCCACGGTACGTCTACCTGGAGTTCTGCGTTGAGGACAGCAGAGATGTCAAGGTCACCATTGAGGACCAGCGGCTGGTGTTTAG TTGCAAAAATGCAGACGGCGTGGAGTTCTACAACGAGATTAACTTGTACGCCAGGATCAACTCCAAG GACTCGCAGGAGAAGCGCTCTGACCGCTCCATCACGTGCTTTATGAGGAAGTGGAAGGAGAAAGTGGCTTGGCCTCGCATCACCAAGGAGAACATCAAG CCGGCTTGGCTTTCTGTAGACTTTGACAACTGGCGAGACTGGGAAGGGGACGAGGAGGTGGAGAGGGCAATGGTGGAGCAGTACGCTGAG ATGCTGGAGAAGGTGACAGACAAAGGGCCTCCCCCGGCCATGGATGACCTGGAC TTCGCCACCAGGGTGGTGTCGTGCCGGGCGGCGGAGCTGCAGCCCGAGGGCGGCGGGGAGCCCCTGCAGGGGTTCCAAGTGGTGCTGGAGGACACCATCCTCTTCCCTGAGGGCGGAGGGCAG CCGGATGACCGTGGCCTCATCGGCACCGTGCCGGTGCTGCGCGTGAGCCGGCAGGGCTCCGAGGCCGTTCACTTCGTGCAGGCGCCGCTGGAGCCGGGTGCTGAGGTGCTGCTGTCACTGGACTGGGAGCGCCGCTTCGACCACATGCAGCAGCACTCAG GCCAGCATCTCATCACTGCTATTGCAGATCAGATGTTTGGATTCAAGACAACCTCATG GGAGCTGGGCCGCCAGCGAAGTGTCATTGAGCTGGACACCCCCTCGGTGACAGCGGAACAAATAGAGGCGCTGGAGACGAGCGTGAATGAGAAAATCCGGGAGAGGGTGCCTGTGACAGTGAGGGAGCTGGCTGCAGGTGACCCTGAAATCGAAAGA GTGAGAAGCCGTGGTTTGCCAGACGACCATGTGGGGCCAGTGCGAGTCATCGACATCGAAGGCGTCGACTCCAGCTTGTGCTGTGGGACTCACGTCTCCAACCTGAGTGACCTGCAG GTTATTAAACTCCTTGgcacagaaaaagggaaaaagaacaaaaccacctTGGTTTTCCTGGCAGGAAACAGAGTGCTGAAGTCAATCGGACAAAGTCACAGCACCGAGAAGGCTCTGACCACGCTGCTCAA AAACGGACCAAGTGAGCACGTCGAGGCTGTGAAGAGACTGCAGAGCTCGGTGAAACAGCTCCAGAAG AATAACTTGAACCTCCTTAGAGACATCGCTGTTTTGATAGCCCGGGACTTCAAGAGCAAACCTGTTCAGAGCCAGCTCTTTGTGTTGCACAG GAAAGAGGGTGACACTGAATTTATGAATATCATCGCTAATGAGATCGGGACAGAG GAAACCCTGCTGTTCCTGACTGTGGGAGATGAGAAAGAAGCAGGACTCTTTCTTCTAGCTGGACCTGTTGAAGCAGTTGAGAATTTAGGCCCCAG ggtggcagagctgctgggaggcAAAGGAGCTGGGAAACGAGGCCGCTTTCAGGGCAAGGCAACCAAGATGAGTCAACGAGGAGAAGTACAAGCTCTCCTCCAGGAATTCATCAGCCATCGAAGCCCTGAATTGTAA